The Candidatus Rokuibacteriota bacterium genome contains the following window.
GGGCGGACATCGCGGACGTGCGCGGCGCCCACACGGGCACTTACGACAGAGCGGCGGGGCAGCTCAACGTCCTGGGGGACGGGGCGGCGGTGGAAGGGACGGGGCATACCATCGGCTCCACGGCGACCCCGCCCGGCGGGACATCAGCACCCTCGGGGCTTCAGTGCCGGCACTGCCACGCCACGCACGGCAACGCCTACTATCGGAACCTCGTGCCCAACCCGGGCGGCGCGACGGGGAAGTACGTCACCTACGTCAGCGGCGGGAGCTACAGCGGGACGGCGGCCGTGCAGCAGCTCGCCACGGCGCCCATGGCCAGCCACTACGCGACCAGCAATATCCTGTACCGACGGAGCGTGGTGGGAACCACGGATCTCGGGCTGTCCGAATGGTGCGGCGGCTGCCACCGCGACTTCCACGGGGCGGGAGGTGCCGCCAACATGGGAGGTTCCGCCAGCGGGGACGCGGGCGCCGCGCCGTGGCTCAGGCATCCGACCCGGGATGTGACCATGGCAGAGGCGGCGGCCAACGGGCGCGTGAATGCGACCCACTGGTTCTCCACGCTGGCCTCTCGGGTCCCCGTCGTGTCGCCCGGCGGGAGCATTCCGGGCGCCGCGGGGACCAGCGACAACGAGGTGTTCTGCGGCTCGTGCCACAAGGCGCATGGGTCCACCAACCGCAAGGGGCTGATCTTCGACGACGAGACGACGGCCGCGCCCGGGGACGGGAGCCAGCAGAGGGACACATGCCAGCAGTGCCACTACCAGTGATGGGTCGGGGGGTGAGAGGGGCGTGGGGGATCCTCGCCGTGCTCCTCCTCGCGGCCTGCAACGTCGCCGGCCCGCCCCTGCCCGCCGGACCACGCCCCGGCGAGGGGCGCGTGTCGCTCTACCTCAACGGGCCGGCCGCCGCCCCCCTGGAGATCACCTTCGAGCTGACCTCGATCGGCGCCCTGATCGACGACGGGCTCCCCGCTCCCCTTCGCGCCGCCCCGCGCCGGATCGCCTCGCTGGAGGTGGTCGAGCGCCAGATCCTGCTCGCCGAGGCTTTCCTCCCCCAGGGCCGCTACCGGAAGCTCGCGCTGGGTATCACGAAGGCGAGGGTGCGTCAGGAGGGCAGGTGGGTGGACCTCTCCACGCCGCCCGAGGGGGTCCGGATCGACACCGACTTCGAGATCCGGCGCGGCGAGGCCACCGCCCTCTTCATGACCTGGGACGTGGGGCGCAGCATCGAGCGGGAAGCCTTCTTCCGCCCTGCCTTCGCGCTGGAGGGCAGGGGGCAGGAGCTGCGGCGCGTTCTCGCCTACGTGAGCAACGAGGGCTCCGACACCGTCTCGGTGATCGACCGCTCGCTGGACCGCGTCGTCGCCGTGCTGGCCGTGGGGCGGGCCCCCCGCGGGCTCGCCGTCACCCGCGACACCTCCCGGGCCTTCGTCGTCAACTCGGGCGAGAGCACGCTGGGGGTCATCGACGTCAACAGCAACCGCGTGATCCACACGACGAACCTGGAGGTGGGGGCCGGCGCCTCCGATGCGGTGATCACCCCGGACGGGCGGACGCTCTACGTGACGAACACGGCGCTCAACAGCGTGTCCGCCATCGACGCCCAGAGCTTCCAGACCGTCAGGGCCGTGCCCGTCGGGCTCAGGCCTGCGGGGCTGGCCCTGATCCCGCCGCGCGCCGGGCTCCTGGTGGCCAATGGCGGATCCAACACGGTCTCGCTGATCGACACGTCGCGCAACGCCGTGGCGGCGACCATCCCCGTGGACTTCCAGCCGTCCAACCTGGCGGTGGACGCGACAGGCGGCCAGGCATTCGTGCCTCACCTGGGCTCTCCGCGCCTCTCCGTCGTGTCGCTGAGCGCCTTGCGTTCCGTGAGGACGGTCACGGTGGGTGTGGCGGCTGCCGTGCTCCCCGAGGGCGAAGTCGGGGGGACCCGGCTCCTGATCGCCAGGCCGCGCGAGGCGCGCGTGTCCCTCTTCGACGTCGGGCTCAACGCCGAGGTGGACTCCATCGCCGTGGGCGAGGAGCCCCGCTATCTCGCCCTGGAGCCCGACCGGGAGAAGCTCTACGTGGTGAACCGGGGCTCGGACACGGTCACGGTCATCGATCGCTTCTCGCGCCGGGTGCGCGCCACGATCCAGGTGGGCAAGCGCCCGTACGCGATCGTCCTCGTCCCGTGAGCCCCCGCATCGCGCCCCTTCTCGCCGTCTCCGTGCTGGGGGGCGCGCTTCTCGCCACGCCCGGCTCGATGCACGGCCGCGGCGGCGTGTACAACCAGACGCGGCACGCCGATCCCGTCACCGGCGTCTTGCGGATCTCGGACTGGGCCCGGGGGGACTGCGGCCAGTGTCATGCCCCCCACGACGGCAGCGCGCCGACCGCCTTCGCCCTCTTCGCCCCGAACACGAACGGGCTCTGCTACACCTCGGGCTGCCACTCCGGGAACTCGGCGAATGCCATCTACCAGGGCCCGGGGAGCTACGACGCCTCCACGCACGCGACCCGGAGCGGCATGGTGTGGCCTGGAGCGGATGCCACCCTGGATGCCGCGGCGCCGCGCGCGCGCCCCGCGGGCGACTGGGGCAAGTGCGTGAACTGCCACGACGTGCACGGCTACAACATGGACGGCGCGGGGCTGATCCCGAGCCTCGCGGTGTCCCGCGAGGAGAGGCTCTGCCTCGTCTGCCACGACGGCTCGCCGGCTGCCAGGAACATCAAGGCCGAGGTGAACAAGGCCGCCAGGCACCCCGTCGCCTCCTCCGGCAGACACAGCGCCGCCGAAGCCGGGACGCCTGGCGCGTACGGGGCCGGGCCCCCGGACCGCCGCCACGCCGAGTGCGTGGACTGCCACAACCCCCACTACGCGCGGGCTGGTTCCCCGACCCCGGCCACGACGTCCTATCCGATCATGGGGGTGGGGCGCATCTCCGTGCTGAACGGCCCCGCCGGGAGCACGCCTGCCTTCACGTATGTCCCGGCCTCCAGCGTCACGCCGCCGGTGGCCGAGTACCAGCTCTGCTTCAAGTGCCACTCATCGTGGACCAGCCTGCCGGTCGGGGCCCGGGACACGGCCGTGGAGTTCAACACGAACAACGAGTCGTTCCACCCGGTCGAGGGAGCGGGCAGGAACACGACGGCCGCCATGACGGCAAGCCTCAGCGGCGGCACCGGCACCCCGCGCCTCACCACCTCGAGCACGATCTGGTGCAGCGACTGTCACAACAGCGACGCCATCCCCACCACCGTCAGCACGCTGTCGGGCTATTCCGGGGCGGTTCCCAAGGGGCCCCATGGATCGAATGTCGGCTCGGCCGATGTGAACCTGAGCCGGAAGATCCTCCGGGCGAACTACCGCGTGACCCTGCTGCCGAGCAACGCCGCCTACAGCGCGAGCAACTTCACGCTGTGCTTCATCTGCCACGCCTCGGCTCCCTTCGCGGACGCCAGCAAGCGCAGCCGGCCGGACACGAATTTCCGCCTCCACGGCTATCACATGACGGACATCGCGGGGGAGTCCGGTGGCGTCGCGGGCAGCCTCGACACGCCGGGCAACGGGAGGGCGGGTCAGGGCAATGCCGTCTGCAAGGAGTGCCACTACACGCTGCACGGCACCAGGCTCACCTATCACGAGGCCAACCGGAGCTACAGCCGGCTGGTGAGCTTCTCGCCGAGCATCTCGGGTCCCGGGGGAACCGGGGCGCCCTCCTGGACCGGCAAGAGCTGCAGCCTCAGATGCCACGGCAAGGCCCACTCTCCCAAGACGTACTGAGTGCTCACGGACCGGGAGCGGGGCGGACTACGATGCTGGCCAGGCAGGACGAGGAGGATGAGCGGCAGCGGGACGGGGAGAGGACATGCGCTGCGGCGGGTCTTCGGAGCCGCGGTCGCACTCCTGTCCCTGTCGTGGGTTCCGGCCCATGGCCAGGAGCTCCACGGGCTCTTCACCGGCTCCACCAGCGCCACGACGAGCGAGTCCTCGCAGGGGACTCGCGCCGAATTTCAGAACACCCGGGAGGCCGTGGACCTGAACTGGAACAAGCCCATCTCCCCGACGCTCGGGTACCGGCTCAGCTTGCGCTCCGAACGCGTCGATAGCACGAGCAGCCTCAGCGGCGCCGGCCAGCAGACCACGACCGACTCCTCGTCGCTGCTGGTCCAGCCCGTGCTCGACGTCACCCTGGCCTCGCCCGGCTACACCCTCAGCGCCGGATTGCGGCTGCGCGAGCTGTTCACCGAGGAGGACAAGGCCGAGGAGGTGACGCTCAGCGAACGCACCGCCTTCGCCCGCTTCAGTTACAGCCCGGAGCAGCTCCCGTCGGTGGCCCTCATGCTGGAGCAGTCCACCTCGGCGGACGACCGGAGCCCGCAGACCCGGGACGAGACCGATACCCGGTACCAGCTCTCGAGCCAGTACACGCTGGGGGGCCTCGCCAACCTCGCCTACAACTTCAGCCGGCAGGTCCACGAGGACCACCTGGAGGCGCGCACCCAGACCCAGGACACCCACACCGGCTCCGCGGGGTTCGCCCAGAAGTTCCTCGGCGACACGCTGTCCGTCCAGGCCGATCTCTCTCTGAACTACAGCAAGACGCTCGAGGAGTTCTTCGTGCCGGGCACGGCAGAGATTGGCCGGACGCTGGCCAGCGGGCTTCGGGCCGGCCCGGATGCCTCGCCCGCCAACTCCGCGGATGTGCCGCTGGTGACGGAGCCGGCGCTGCTGAGCGGTGCGGCGAACGTCCCGCTGACGCTGCTCTCGGCCATCGGCTTCGGGCTTGTGGCGCCCGAGACCGTGTCGGAGATCGAGATCTCGCTGGCGGCCGAGCCTCCCTTCGTCCTCCCCGCCACCCTGACGTCGTCCGTGACGATTCGCGTCTTCTCCACCGACGACCCGACCCTCGTCACCTGGACGGAGGCTGCGGGGGTGGCGGGGAGCTTCGATCCGCTGCAGAACCGCCTCACGCTCACCTTCGCCAGCACCACGGCGCGCTTCTTCAAGGCCTATGTGAGCCGGAACGACTTCGGCGCGCTGCTCAAGGCCACCGGCATCGCCGCGCCCAGGACGACCACCGTCGTCGCCGGAACCACGCTGTCCCGGAGCACGAGCGGCGGCACGGTCAGCGCGGGACTCTCGTACACGCCGATCCAGATGCTGACGGCCGCGTACAACGTCAGCCTGACGCAGAACACGCAGGACCCCGAGGCGATCGAGTCGACGAGTGGGTCGCACTCGTTCAGCCTGACGGCACGGCCTCATCGCCTCGTGAACACGGCGGCGACGTACCAGTACAGCTGGAGCGGCACCAGCCAGGCGGGGGCCCAGGACACGACGCAGACCTCCTACACGCTGAGCGCCGGCTGGACGCCCCTGCAGACGCTGAGCACCACGCTCACCCTGGCCCGGAACGAGAGCGAGGTGGCAGGGGTGCTCGAGAGCCGCAGCGACACGGCCAGCCTCGGCGCTGCCGCCAAGGTCTTCCCCGGGCTGAACCTGGACTCCTCGTTCGCGCTCTCCAGGGCCCAGAGCTTCACCTCCGAGCAGGAGATCGTCGGCCAGGACGCCCTGTTCCGGGCGACAGCCCAGATCACACCCTGGATCAGCACGGTGGGGAATTACGGCATCCAGATCAGGGAGACCACCCCGGCGCCCGCCGGATCGGACGCCGTCGCGGTGACCCACAGCGTGGGCGGTGGCACCGTGTACACCCTGTCGCGGCTCGTCAACTTCACGACCCGCTTCGACTACGTGGCGAGCCCGGACGGGTCGAGCCTCTCCCAGCAGTACAAGGTCGACTGGGTGCCGACCTCGAAGACCTCGTTCTTCGTCAGCTATGGCACCACGCAGCAGCACATGGGGGAGATCCAGGGCGGCTCGGATACGATCACGCTCAACGGGCGGTGGAGCATCAACCGGGCCGTGGATCTTAGTGCAGACTACTCATTCTCCCGGACCACCAGCGGGACCACCTCGCAGGAGGTACAATCCATGAGTGCATCCGCGAGCCTGCGCTTCTGATGGGGCCGAGGTGACACGCCCCGTCGCCTGGGCCGCGCTGCTCGCTCTCCTCGTCCTGGCGGGCTGCGCCCGGCCGCAGTTCTTCATTCATCAGACCTACGATTTCAGCATCGTGAAGAAGGTCGCGGTCCTGCCGCTGGAGAACCTCACCGCCGACCAGCTGGCCGGCGAGCGCGTGCGGAAGGCGGTCATCGCAGAGCTGCTCGCGGCCGGGGTCGTGGACGTGGTCGAGCCGGGGCAGGTCAACCGTGCGCTGAACCAGCTCAACATCCAGGCCGTGACGGCGGTCTCCGCGGACGACTTCAAGAAGCTGGGGGCGAGCCTCGGCGTCCAGGCCATCTTTCTGGGCTCGCTGGACGTCTATGACCGGATCAGCCTGGGAGGCGGCTCGTTTCCCGAGGTCACGATCAGCCTGCGGGCCGTGGATCCGGCCACCGGGACCATCGTGTGGTCGGCGACCCACAGCGGGGGAGGCGTGGGCATCGTGGGCCGCCTGTTCGGCTTCGGCGGCGACACCATGAGCGAGGCGACACAGAAGACCATCCGCGCCGCCCTGGCGACCCTGTTCAGGTGATGCGGCCGGCGCGCGGACGGTGCATGCGGTGGCCGGGCGCGTTCGCGCTCGTCACGCTGGCCGCGCTGGGGGGAGGGGCTGCGGCCAGCGCCCAGGAGCCGGCGGTGCTGGCGCTGCTGCCCTTCGAGAACGTGAGCGGGCATGTGGCCGGCGCGCGGGTGATCATGCCGATCCTGGAGCGGGCGCTGGCCGACAGCGGGTACCGGGCGCTGGGCCCGGGGCAGCTGGAGCCCTTCCTCGCGCGCCAGCGGATCAGGAACACCGGCCAGCTCAGCCGGACCCATCTGGCCGCCCTCCGCCGCGAGCTCGGGGTGGCCCGGGCGCTGGTCGGGTCGGTGGCGATCTTCAACGACTCGGCCGAGAACCCCCAGTGGGGGCTCTCCGCGCGGATCCTGGCGACGGACTCGGGGGCCATCCTCTGGGCGGCCAGTGCGGGGCTCACCGGGGACGACTTCACCATCGCGCTCGGGCTCGGCACCATCACCTCGGCGGAGCGGCTGGCGGCCGAGACGGTGAAGGCGCTCCTGCGCGACCTCCCGGGCGCGGGTGAGCCCCTGCGGCTGCCGCCGGGCCGGGCGCCGCTGCTGCCTCGGCTGTTCGGCGTCAAGGCCGCTTTCCGCAGCCCGGTGCTGGACTCCGATCCTCCGAAGCGTGTCGCTGTGCTGCCCTTCGAGAACGTCTCCGACCGGAAGGGAGCCGCGCGGATCGTCGCCGACGTCCTCACCACCGTCCTCGCCCGGCGCGGGCGCTTCGAAGTCGTGGAGCCGGGCACGGTGAGCGAGGCGCTCGTCGCCGTCGGTGCCGCGCCCTACGGGACCATCGACCTCGACACGCTGGGCGCCCTGCGCCAGCGGCTCGAGGTGGACGCCATCATCCTGGGGACGGTCTTCAGCTACAGCGAGGGACTCAAGAAGGCGGCGACGACCTCACCGGAGGTCGCGCTCGACGCCCGGATGCTGGACGCGCACAGCGGCCGCATCCTCTGGGTCGCGGAGCGGGCGCGGGCCGGCGAGGATTCCCGCATCGCGCTTCACTTCGGCACGATCCGAGCCATGGTGCCGCTGGTCTTCCGGGTCGTCAGCGAGATGCTCGGGACGCTGTGATGCGCCACGCCCTTTTCGCGACGCTGGTGGTGACCCTCGCTGCCTGCGCGCGGCCGTCTCCCTCCGACCTGATCCTCGCCAGGGTCAACGGCGAGGCGATCACTGCCGCACAGCTGGACGAGGGTTTCACCGCGAACCACCAGGGCCATGGCGTGTTGCTGGCGGGACGCGGCGCGGTGCGCGACTTCCTCGAGCAGGTCATCGACAGGCGGCTCCTCGTCCAGGAGGCGCGGCGCATCGGCGGAGAGGAGCAGCCGGACATCCAGAAGTGGCGGGCTGCGCTGCGGGCCAAGCGCGCCGGGGAGGGACTGTTCAGGGCCGAGGTGACGAACAAGGTCGTCGTCCGGGAGGAGCAGGTGGCGGCGGTGTACTCGCAGCTCGGGGAGCGGTTCAGCGCCCGGCACATCCTCGTGAGCAGCCGCGAGGGAGCCGAGCAGGCCTTCGCGCGCATCAAGGCGGGCGAGGAATTCGGCGAGGTCGCCCGCCAGCTGTCCCGGGCCGCGACGGCGAACCGCGGCGGCGATCTCGGGATCGTGCAATGGGGGCGGCTGGACCCGACGCTGGAGAAGGCCCTGTGGGCGCTCGGGCCGGGGGACACGAGCGAGCCGTTCGAGTCCGAGGAAGGGTGGAACCTCCTGCACGTGACGGACCGGACATCGGAGGAGCTTCCGAAGCTGGGGGAGGCGCGTTCCCGGATCCGGGCCACCCTCGTCCAGCGGTTGACCAGGGCGGGGGCCGGGGCGCTCTTCCGCCGGCTCATGACGCAGTCGGGAGCCGTGATCGACGAGGCGCCCCTGGTCGCCGCGCTCGTCGCGGCCCCGGGGGCAGGCTCGGCCCCGACGGCGGTCGTCGTGGATGCCGCGGGTGAGCGGATCACCGTCGACCGGGCCCTCAAGCTCGTGAACGTCGAGGCCGCGAGGAAGCTGCCGCCGGACCGGATGCGCCGGCAGGCGCGAGGGGTGCTCGAGGCGGAGGTGTTCAGGATCCTCCTCGAGAAGGAAGGCTTGGCGCGCGGCTATGGGGACACGCCGGCGGTGCTGCGCGAGCTGGACGAGGGCACGGACGAGGCGATCTTCGAGCATCTGCTCGGCAGCGTGGTGCTGGCCAGGGTGCAGGTAGGCGACGCCGAGATCGAGGCGTATTACCGGAGCCACGCCAAGGAGTACACCGAGCCCGAGGCGATCCAGATCTCCGCCCTGCTGGTGGAGGGCGAGGACGAGGCGCAGGAGGTCCTGCGGGAGCTCCGCGGGGGAGCGGAGCTCGGGGCGCTGGCCCGGAGACGGTCCAAGGACCCGTCCACGGCGGCCTCGGGCGGGGAGATCCCGGGCTGGCTGACGCGGGGCAAGCTCGACCCCGCCGTCGAGGCGGTGGCCTTCTCGCTGAGGAGAGAGGGAACGCTGGGAGTCGCCAAGGTGTCGGCGGGGTATTTCGTGGTGCGGCTGGAGCGGCGCCGACCCGAGCGAGTCAAGCCGCTGGACGAGGTGAGGGAGGCGGCCAGGACAGCGGCTCTCCGCCAGCGTTCCCGCGAGGCGGTGAAGGGCTGGGTCACCAAGCTGCGCCAGGCCTCGACCATCGATGTGGATGACGCCGCCATCGATCGCGCCATCGCCTCCTACGAGGCGTCTGCCGCGGAGAGGGCCCGGAAGGCCGAGGAGATGGAACGGGCGCACGGCGGCCGGGCGGCGCCGAAGCGATGAGGCCGTGCCTCTGGGGGCTGCTGGCACTGGCGGCGCTCGCGCTCGCCTCCTGCGCGCCGCCGGCGGGCGAGGGCCGCTTCGGTCGGCCCGCCGAGGGAGAGCGCCCCGCCCGCTTCGCGCCGAAGGCCTGCGTGGAGTGCCACGCCAAGCAGACGGCCGCCTACGGCGCCGAGAAGGTCGTGCATCGCCCCGTCAAGGAGGGAAAGTGCGAGAGCTGCCACCAGCGCCACGGGCTGGTGGGGGCCGCCATCATGGTCAAGGAGGGCCCTGAGCTCTGCTACGGCTGCCACGCACGAGAGAAGCAGGCGTTCGAGCGCGGCAGGCTTCACGGCGCGATCAAGGGCGCAGCGAAGGACTCCACGCAGAAGCGGACGGGATGCGTCTCCTGCCACGATCCCCACGCCTCCAGGGAGACAGGGCTGCTCCGGACCGCCGGCAGCGAGCTCTGCTTCACCTGTCACCAGCGGGCCCCGTTCGTGAAGAAGGTCGGTCACGCGCCGGTGACGCAAGGCTGCCGCACCTGCCACGACCCGCACGCCTCGCCCGAACCCAAAGGGCTCGTGAAGGCGGCCGGGGCGCTCTGTCAGGACTGCCACAGCCTCGACACCCCGAAGGCGCAGGCCGCGCACGGCGGCTATCCCATGAAGGGGACCGTGTGCACCAGCTGTCATGCCCCCCACTCCTCGGTGCACCCGAAGCTGATCCGGGACGCGGCGCACGTCGTGATGGGCGACGGTGGCTGCTCCAACTGTCACGTGGACAGCAAGTCCGCGGCCCCCTTCAAGACCACGGGCGAGCCGCCAGCGCTCTGTCTCTCCTGCCACGGGGACGCCGAGAAGGCGCTCACGATGAAGGTCGGGCACGCGCCGTTCAAGAACGGCCAGTGCACGGTCTGCCACAGTCCCCACGCGACGGACTTCAAGGCGGTCCTGCTGTCGCCCGAGAGAGCGCTGTGCGTGACCTGCCACGACAAGGTGGGCGAGGCGCTCGCGGCCAGGGCGGTGCACAAGCCTGCCGGCGAGAAGTGCACCTCCTGCCACAACGCGCACGCCGCCCCCCAGAAGGGGCTGCTGGCCAGGAGCCCGGGCGAGGTCTGCCTCGGCTGCCACGTCAAGCAGGCAGCCGATCTGAAGCGGAAGTCGTCCCATCTCCCGTTCGCGACCGGCGACTGCACCTCGTGCCACAACCCGCACGGCTCCCGGGAGCCCAGGCTCCTGACGGCATCGGCGAC
Protein-coding sequences here:
- a CDS encoding beta-propeller fold lactonase family protein, which codes for MRGAWGILAVLLLAACNVAGPPLPAGPRPGEGRVSLYLNGPAAAPLEITFELTSIGALIDDGLPAPLRAAPRRIASLEVVERQILLAEAFLPQGRYRKLALGITKARVRQEGRWVDLSTPPEGVRIDTDFEIRRGEATALFMTWDVGRSIEREAFFRPAFALEGRGQELRRVLAYVSNEGSDTVSVIDRSLDRVVAVLAVGRAPRGLAVTRDTSRAFVVNSGESTLGVIDVNSNRVIHTTNLEVGAGASDAVITPDGRTLYVTNTALNSVSAIDAQSFQTVRAVPVGLRPAGLALIPPRAGLLVANGGSNTVSLIDTSRNAVAATIPVDFQPSNLAVDATGGQAFVPHLGSPRLSVVSLSALRSVRTVTVGVAAAVLPEGEVGGTRLLIARPREARVSLFDVGLNAEVDSIAVGEEPRYLALEPDREKLYVVNRGSDTVTVIDRFSRRVRATIQVGKRPYAIVLVP
- a CDS encoding cytochrome c3 family protein, with product MSPRIAPLLAVSVLGGALLATPGSMHGRGGVYNQTRHADPVTGVLRISDWARGDCGQCHAPHDGSAPTAFALFAPNTNGLCYTSGCHSGNSANAIYQGPGSYDASTHATRSGMVWPGADATLDAAAPRARPAGDWGKCVNCHDVHGYNMDGAGLIPSLAVSREERLCLVCHDGSPAARNIKAEVNKAARHPVASSGRHSAAEAGTPGAYGAGPPDRRHAECVDCHNPHYARAGSPTPATTSYPIMGVGRISVLNGPAGSTPAFTYVPASSVTPPVAEYQLCFKCHSSWTSLPVGARDTAVEFNTNNESFHPVEGAGRNTTAAMTASLSGGTGTPRLTTSSTIWCSDCHNSDAIPTTVSTLSGYSGAVPKGPHGSNVGSADVNLSRKILRANYRVTLLPSNAAYSASNFTLCFICHASAPFADASKRSRPDTNFRLHGYHMTDIAGESGGVAGSLDTPGNGRAGQGNAVCKECHYTLHGTRLTYHEANRSYSRLVSFSPSISGPGGTGAPSWTGKSCSLRCHGKAHSPKTY
- a CDS encoding DUF799 family lipoprotein is translated as MRWPGAFALVTLAALGGGAAASAQEPAVLALLPFENVSGHVAGARVIMPILERALADSGYRALGPGQLEPFLARQRIRNTGQLSRTHLAALRRELGVARALVGSVAIFNDSAENPQWGLSARILATDSGAILWAASAGLTGDDFTIALGLGTITSAERLAAETVKALLRDLPGAGEPLRLPPGRAPLLPRLFGVKAAFRSPVLDSDPPKRVAVLPFENVSDRKGAARIVADVLTTVLARRGRFEVVEPGTVSEALVAVGAAPYGTIDLDTLGALRQRLEVDAIILGTVFSYSEGLKKAATTSPEVALDARMLDAHSGRILWVAERARAGEDSRIALHFGTIRAMVPLVFRVVSEMLGTL
- a CDS encoding peptidylprolyl isomerase, which gives rise to MRHALFATLVVTLAACARPSPSDLILARVNGEAITAAQLDEGFTANHQGHGVLLAGRGAVRDFLEQVIDRRLLVQEARRIGGEEQPDIQKWRAALRAKRAGEGLFRAEVTNKVVVREEQVAAVYSQLGERFSARHILVSSREGAEQAFARIKAGEEFGEVARQLSRAATANRGGDLGIVQWGRLDPTLEKALWALGPGDTSEPFESEEGWNLLHVTDRTSEELPKLGEARSRIRATLVQRLTRAGAGALFRRLMTQSGAVIDEAPLVAALVAAPGAGSAPTAVVVDAAGERITVDRALKLVNVEAARKLPPDRMRRQARGVLEAEVFRILLEKEGLARGYGDTPAVLRELDEGTDEAIFEHLLGSVVLARVQVGDAEIEAYYRSHAKEYTEPEAIQISALLVEGEDEAQEVLRELRGGAELGALARRRSKDPSTAASGGEIPGWLTRGKLDPAVEAVAFSLRREGTLGVAKVSAGYFVVRLERRRPERVKPLDEVREAARTAALRQRSREAVKGWVTKLRQASTIDVDDAAIDRAIASYEASAAERARKAEEMERAHGGRAAPKR
- a CDS encoding cytochrome c3 family protein, encoding MRPCLWGLLALAALALASCAPPAGEGRFGRPAEGERPARFAPKACVECHAKQTAAYGAEKVVHRPVKEGKCESCHQRHGLVGAAIMVKEGPELCYGCHAREKQAFERGRLHGAIKGAAKDSTQKRTGCVSCHDPHASRETGLLRTAGSELCFTCHQRAPFVKKVGHAPVTQGCRTCHDPHASPEPKGLVKAAGALCQDCHSLDTPKAQAAHGGYPMKGTVCTSCHAPHSSVHPKLIRDAAHVVMGDGGCSNCHVDSKSAAPFKTTGEPPALCLSCHGDAEKALTMKVGHAPFKNGQCTVCHSPHATDFKAVLLSPERALCVTCHDKVGEALAARAVHKPAGEKCTSCHNAHAAPQKGLLARSPGEVCLGCHVKQAADLKRKSSHLPFATGDCTSCHNPHGSREPRLLTASATTLCYTCHADKEKEFDKLTVHRPVAAGECIRCHSPHAGDQKPMLVALEGELCVSCHGALLAKAKGGKSHLPFEARQCSACHVPHASDTKSLVAGKGTEVCTACHDDLLGKATPVLSTHLPVKQDCTACHEPHASVNEAQLKRPPKELCLTCHTKLGDRIKKAKATVHPPAAKGECAQCHAGHESRQPNLLKASPPAVCTTCHAVAVAKIVKAHGGVPITNASCTGCHDPHVSDGAGLFHPVGHKPFLGKVCSACHK